CAGTATCCAGCCCCAATCAGGAACCACTTTTAATATGGCGAAGTGGGTATATAAAGGTGTCGCCAGTTGCAAAAACGTCATGATCCATACTGCTGCAACGAGTAGGAAACGGATTGGCTGGAATAAGTACAATGCCGCATCGAATTGAGAAAAGCTACGACTTCTAATGGCATGTCCAAGAAGTGGCTTCATATATCTTCTTGCACATTCCGTATGCCCTCTAATCCAGCGTATTCTTTGCCTAATAGAGCTTCTAAGTGTAATTGGTTTTTCATCATAAATAATCGCATCATTTGCCCATGTGGGATAGATTCCTTGAATTACACAACGGGCTGTAAATTCTACGTCCTCCGTAAGCGATGTTGCATTCCAACCCATTTCTTTAAGTAATGCCGCGTCGAAGCACATCCCTGTTCCAGCCAAAGTATTGGGCATCCCCCAATTCTCCCTTGCCTGTTGCCACAATCTATTCATGAACCAATAACTAATCGCATACGAGAGTGTAACCCATGAATCGTAAGGGTTTTTCGTCTCGACGTAACCTTGAATTACTCGATGGCCATTTAGTAACTTGTTATTCATCTCATGTAAAAAGTTTTCACTCACTAAATTGTCTGCATCAAATATGACAACTGCATCGAACTGTCGATCTCTTTGCCATAGCTGATTGAGCATCCATTCTACTGCATATCCTTTGCCTTTTCGAACTTCATCAAACCTCTTCATCGCATGAACACCATGTTCACTTGCAATCTGGGCGGTGCAGTCTGTACAGTTATCACAGATGACGAAGACATCATACAATTCTTTCGGATAATCCAAGTTGTTAAGGTTATCTAGAAGAGGTGCGATGACCTTCTCCTCATTGTGTGCCGCAACAAGGACGGCAAATGTTTTTTCTGGTGCGTGCTTCTTTTCTGTCTCCACTTTTCTCTTTTTATAACCGGCTAAACTAATAATAAATTGAAAAATAGTAACGGAAAAAATAATTACTTGCAATATGTCAGCAATTATTATTAAAACTAGATGCATACTTTCTTCCTTTCGACATTAAGGATTCACACTTCGAAAAGACAGAGCGATATCTAATACATTCTCCGAATTATCGTAGGATCCAATATCTGTTTTTCCATTGCCATCAAAGTCAGCAACAATTCCGATTCTTCCTTTTCCATGAGCCCATGGACCAAAGTCATTATCAAGAGGAACAAACTGATGATTCCCCTTATTCTCATATATTTTCCATACGCCAGTCTTCGAAGTATAAATAATTAAATCGCTTTTCCTATCTCCATTTGGATCGCCAACGAGTATTTGATCACCAGGACTTAAGTTAATCCCTTCAATTTTAGACTGAGTGTATTGACCATTCCCATTATCATAGAGAACGGATACACGCCGGTCTTTTCGAGATACACAAAGGATGTCGTTTTGAA
This window of the Rummeliibacillus pycnus genome carries:
- a CDS encoding glycosyltransferase family 2 protein; the protein is MHLVLIIIADILQVIIFSVTIFQFIISLAGYKKRKVETEKKHAPEKTFAVLVAAHNEEKVIAPLLDNLNNLDYPKELYDVFVICDNCTDCTAQIASEHGVHAMKRFDEVRKGKGYAVEWMLNQLWQRDRQFDAVVIFDADNLVSENFLHEMNNKLLNGHRVIQGYVETKNPYDSWVTLSYAISYWFMNRLWQQARENWGMPNTLAGTGMCFDAALLKEMGWNATSLTEDVEFTARCVIQGIYPTWANDAIIYDEKPITLRSSIRQRIRWIRGHTECARRYMKPLLGHAIRSRSFSQFDAALYLFQPIRFLLVAAVWIMTFLQLATPLYTHFAILKVVPDWGWILLNILLFLQFPLVMLLEKRPLKSYWGLILFPVFQFTWFPITLIGFLTSKNKSWHHTVHTRSLRFEDMKE